One region of Thermococcus celericrescens genomic DNA includes:
- the trmBL2 gene encoding HTH-type transcriptional regulator TrmBL2, with amino-acid sequence MVKDRMVELLQEHFELNLYEARAYVALVGFGVLTPAELASVSEVPAPRTYDVLRSLEKKGFAISQPGKVNKYRPVHPQNILEKFIEEWQERVAEELELKKKAKEELLELMSPLIETEIPKYGVEKVWVVRGIRNATLKTKEMFEEAKEQILLADDGYIAINLESDIIKAIDRGAKAKIIITENVLHRLGTSKIMDYYKAGKLELKVIDKLELPMLICDDEVFFALEDMAARYFNYETQIWIKDFRVKALFEGKFNEYWEQAKKA; translated from the coding sequence ATGGTTAAGGACAGGATGGTTGAGCTCCTTCAGGAGCACTTTGAGTTGAACCTCTACGAGGCAAGGGCGTACGTGGCACTGGTCGGCTTCGGCGTCCTCACCCCGGCCGAGCTGGCCAGCGTTTCGGAGGTTCCGGCTCCGAGGACCTACGACGTCCTCAGGAGCCTTGAGAAGAAGGGCTTTGCCATCAGCCAGCCGGGCAAGGTGAACAAGTACAGGCCCGTCCACCCGCAGAACATCCTCGAGAAGTTCATAGAGGAGTGGCAGGAGCGCGTTGCGGAGGAGCTTGAGCTCAAGAAGAAGGCGAAGGAGGAGCTCCTCGAGCTCATGAGCCCGCTCATCGAGACCGAGATTCCGAAGTACGGCGTCGAGAAGGTCTGGGTCGTCAGGGGCATAAGGAACGCCACCCTCAAGACCAAGGAGATGTTCGAGGAGGCCAAGGAGCAGATACTTCTCGCCGATGACGGCTACATCGCCATCAACCTCGAGAGCGACATCATCAAGGCTATAGACAGGGGCGCCAAGGCCAAGATAATCATCACCGAGAACGTCCTCCACAGGCTCGGCACTTCGAAGATAATGGACTACTACAAGGCCGGCAAGCTCGAGCTCAAGGTCATCGACAAGCTTGAGCTCCCGATGCTCATCTGCGACGACGAGGTCTTCTTCGCCCTCGAGGACATGGCGGCTCGCTACTTCAACTACGAGACCCAGATATGGATCAAGGACTTCCGCGTTAAGGCCCTCTTCGAGGGCAAGTTCAACGAGTACTGGGAGCAGGCCAAGAAGGCCTGA
- a CDS encoding DUF4855 domain-containing protein: MAKFALWWIRWNENLRTYESRMTVGGRNATAQDFKGRGFDRIIVLDGEGRNSHCSGFMYSNGYNDGRELAKWILTRDIGMPLYITIPFYRPDGKQRDQTQASFSSVPDSYYRGWIDGILSVDIDNMKGFYWSYESCLQTGPHGENVSMEFIQSLHDYVHGHGQELIWIPTLGNRTMGEIQNRVIKNLVTIPTLAKYFDHVFVQPHYYQTTKLNDGNDYTFEELVSRVKWMKDHGLSIEMEVDNSIIGEQDNCAYCKSTQGTWEDNHFKEKVRCDKTPTLETEQKCIDRACDYYRAIIKVSASAFSTRAYYFGTNLKVIDKVRTKCPGW; this comes from the coding sequence GTGGCAAAGTTCGCACTATGGTGGATTCGGTGGAACGAGAATCTTAGAACTTACGAGTCGAGGATGACCGTTGGGGGGAGGAATGCCACTGCTCAGGACTTCAAGGGGAGGGGTTTTGATAGGATTATTGTACTTGATGGGGAGGGTCGTAACTCCCATTGCAGTGGCTTCATGTACTCCAACGGGTATAATGATGGAAGAGAACTGGCGAAATGGATTCTCACTCGGGATATTGGCATGCCACTATACATAACTATACCATTTTACCGTCCTGATGGAAAGCAGAGGGATCAAACCCAGGCATCATTTTCAAGTGTCCCTGACTCATACTATAGGGGCTGGATTGACGGTATTCTTTCCGTTGATATTGACAACATGAAGGGCTTTTACTGGAGTTATGAGAGCTGCCTCCAAACAGGACCCCACGGGGAAAACGTCTCCATGGAGTTCATCCAGAGTCTCCATGATTATGTTCACGGACACGGACAGGAGCTAATCTGGATTCCAACGCTTGGGAACAGGACTATGGGGGAGATACAAAACAGAGTAATCAAGAATTTAGTTACCATACCCACTCTTGCGAAATATTTTGACCATGTGTTCGTTCAGCCTCACTATTATCAGACTACCAAGTTAAACGACGGAAATGATTATACTTTCGAGGAATTGGTATCACGCGTGAAGTGGATGAAGGACCATGGACTTTCTATTGAGATGGAAGTGGATAACAGTATAATTGGAGAACAGGACAACTGTGCATACTGCAAAAGCACTCAGGGGACATGGGAGGATAACCATTTTAAAGAAAAAGTTAGATGTGATAAGACGCCTACCCTAGAGACAGAGCAAAAGTGCATTGATCGTGCCTGTGATTATTACAGAGCTATCATTAAAGTAAGTGCCAGTGCATTCTCAACCAGAGCCTACTACTTTGGCACCAACTTGAAAGTCATCGATAAGGTGAGAACCAAATGTCCCGGCTGGTGA
- a CDS encoding CGP-CTERM sorting domain-containing protein produces MSRLVIPLVIALLFLATPVLATYSVHSGGFLYEVHSSVFSNGTSALIHAEVDNYGITCGMDSCWAEVYDVYDYLLFFDGSQLYLLNFTPALLHDLPHYAPKNVSGVYFMGITYVNDSWYVNVHAFAYSAEAQSGMNVDYVYRLKTKKFCVERVNASWSQLEKRVFKNEINGWRIKVPGNFFLVAKAGDANLSPLRPAIVNWTQFPVYFTLRKSNLTKNITLFYINTTSTINGFWFPDDVKIVNVKTCRKMADVSTSPAVETNSTTLPVKTSPSKAGTQTKDEEPKNRICGPGMIILVAAIPALLRRRRR; encoded by the coding sequence ATGTCCCGGCTGGTGATTCCCCTCGTTATTGCCCTTCTTTTCCTCGCTACTCCAGTTTTAGCAACCTATTCCGTGCATTCAGGCGGTTTTTTATACGAGGTCCACAGCTCCGTCTTCTCAAACGGGACAAGCGCCCTAATTCACGCTGAGGTTGACAACTACGGCATCACCTGCGGTATGGATTCCTGCTGGGCAGAGGTGTACGATGTTTACGATTATCTCCTCTTCTTCGATGGTTCTCAGCTCTACCTCCTGAACTTCACTCCCGCCCTGCTCCACGATCTCCCCCATTATGCCCCAAAGAACGTGAGTGGTGTGTATTTCATGGGGATAACTTACGTGAACGATTCCTGGTACGTTAACGTTCACGCCTTCGCTTACTCTGCAGAGGCTCAGAGTGGTATGAACGTGGACTACGTTTACCGTTTAAAGACGAAAAAATTCTGTGTTGAACGCGTCAACGCGAGCTGGTCTCAACTCGAAAAGAGGGTGTTCAAGAACGAGATAAACGGCTGGAGAATCAAAGTCCCAGGAAATTTCTTCCTTGTTGCAAAGGCGGGCGATGCTAACTTGTCTCCTCTGCGACCGGCGATTGTCAACTGGACCCAGTTTCCGGTCTATTTCACCCTCAGGAAGAGCAATTTGACGAAGAACATCACGCTCTTCTACATCAACACCACCAGCACGATAAACGGATTCTGGTTCCCCGACGATGTCAAAATCGTCAATGTAAAGACCTGCAGAAAGATGGCGGATGTCTCAACCAGCCCGGCCGTTGAGACTAACTCCACAACCCTCCCGGTAAAAACATCACCTAGTAAAGCGGGGACACAAACCAAAGATGAAGAACCTAAAAACAGAATCTGCGGACCGGGGATGATTATCCTCGTTGCTGCAATACCCGCCCTGCTGAGGAGAAGACGGCGGTGA